Within the Camelina sativa cultivar DH55 unplaced genomic scaffold, Cs unpScaffold02690, whole genome shotgun sequence genome, the region CGACTAATTAATTTGAACCGAACAATCCTCAATAGTCCCCCTCAAGATGAGACGTATATGTTATGAAGACTCATCTTGGATTTGAGATGATCATGCTGATGAGGAAGCAAAGGTTTGGTGAGGATGTCAGCAACCTGATCTTCAGTATGTACATGTAGAAGCTTGATAAGACCCTTGTCTAGTTTTTCACGAACAGTGTGGCAATCCACCTCTATGTGTTTCGTGCGTTCGTGAAAAACAGGGTTGGTAACGATATAGATTGCTGCTGTACTGTCTGAGAAGAGAATTGGAACAGATGGTGACTTGATCCTCAAATCAGAAAGCAAGGTAGTAATCCACATCATCTCACACGAAGCAAGAGCCAAAGCacgatactctgcttcagcaGAAGAGCGGGAAATCGTTTGTTGCTTCTTGGAGCGCCAAGAT harbors:
- the LOC109131703 gene encoding uncharacterized protein LOC109131703; this translates as MDVPMIPHLQLSKTDGAILPDKAMYRSLVGRLMYLTITRPDITFAVNKLCQFSSAPRTSHLTAVYQVLQYIKSTIGQGVFYSADPDLQLKAFADSDYAGCRDSRRSTTGFTMFLGSSLISWRSKKQQTISRSSAEAEYRALALASCEMMWITTLLSDLRIKSPSVPILFSDSTAAIYIVTNPVFHERTKHIEVDCHTVREKLDKGLIKLLHVHTEDQVADILTKPLLPHQHDHLKSKMSLHNIYVSS